The following proteins come from a genomic window of Falco rusticolus isolate bFalRus1 chromosome 9, bFalRus1.pri, whole genome shotgun sequence:
- the LOC119153545 gene encoding olfactory receptor 1E1-like, giving the protein MSPKPLQQGNLSKPTMFLLLGFSSAYRAQMSLCLCFSLIYLVTVLGNLLIVTVIWLDAHLRSPMYFFLGHLSFLDICYSSVTLPKILRDSFSAQKTISFVGCITQIYFFLCFGGSECVLLAAMAYDRYLAICQPLHYPALMSKKMCHCLVALSWLSGSFSSLIQAFLTARLPFCRSNIIDHLFCEMPFLLKASCSPSAPLNKAALYAFAGTIAMGSFLLTLMSYAHIMRAVLQKGAGTWRGLTTCTSHLTVVSLFFGAGAIAYLVPHSSSSKEMDKVLALLYAVLTPMLNPIIYSLRNSEVKGAIRKALHSGLLQMSTKGSGVATEQPPPSLWQG; this is encoded by the coding sequence ATGAGCCCCAaacccctgcagcagggaaatcTCAGCAAGCCCACCATGTTCCTTCTCTTGGGATTTTCCAGTGCCTACAGAGCACAGATGAGCCTCTGCCTGTGCTTCTCACTCATTTACCTGGTGACAGTGCTGGGGAACTTGCTCATCGTGACTGTCATCTGGCTGGATGCCCACCTGCGCTCCCCCATGTATTTCTTCCTGGGCCACCTCTCCTTCCTGGACATCTGTTACTCCTCTGTCACCCTCCCTAAGATCCTCAGAGACTCCTTCTCAGCGCAGAAGACGATCTCCTTTGTGGGCTGCATCACACAGATCtacttcttcctttgctttgggGGGTCTGAGTGCGTGCTCCTGGCTGCCATGGCCTATGATCGGTACCTGGCCATCTGCCAACCCCTCCACTACCCAGCACTCATGAGCAAGAAGATGTGCCATTGCTTAGTGGCCCTTTCGTGGCTGAGCGGCTCCTTCTCGTCTCTGATCCAGGCCTTCCTCACAGCCCGCTTGCCCTTCTGCAGGTCCAACATAATCGACCATTTGTTCTGCGAGATGCCCTTCTTGCTGAAGGCATCCTGCAGCCCCAGCGCTCCCCTCAACAAGGCCGCCTTGTATGCCTTTGCTGGGACTATTGCGATGGGCTCTTTCCTCCTTACTCTCATGTCGTACGCTCACATCATGAGGGCTGTCCTCCAGAAGGGAGCAGGGACATGGAGGGGCCTCACCACCTGCACCTCCCACCTGACCGTGGTGTCCCTGTTCTTCGGTGCTGGTGCCATTGCATACCTGGTGCCTCACTCCAGCAGCTCCAAGGAGATGGACAAAGTCCTCGCCCTGCTGTACGCTGTGCTGACCCCCATGCTCAACCCCATCATCTACAGCTTGAGAAACAGCGAGGTCAAAGGAGCCATCAGGAAAGCCCTGCACAGCGGGCTGTTACAGATGTCCACCAAGGGTTCAGGCGTTGCCACCGAGCAACCTCCACCCTCCCTATGGCAGGGATGA